A segment of the Pristiophorus japonicus isolate sPriJap1 chromosome 1, sPriJap1.hap1, whole genome shotgun sequence genome:
GCGATCGTCCATGGACCCGGATTCAGCCAATCGCCTGACCTGGCGAGACACGTGCACCATCACACCGGAGTGAAACCGGGTAAAGGTGGGGACAGTGGGAAgagattcagttccccgtctgcaATGGAAGTTCATCGGCACAGTCACACCGGGGACagtccgttcacctgctcagtgtgtgggaagggatttgttTATTCATCCTACCtgcagacacaccagcgagttcacactgatgagaaaCCATTTCAGTGTTctaactgtgggaagagctttaaaagctctgggGATCTGAAGcgtcaccagcttgttcacactgatgagagtccGTTCACATGTCCTgattgtgggaagagctttaaaagtttTAGGGAGCTGAagaaacaccagcttgttcactcTGATGAGAGACCGTTCACATGTTCTgattgtgggaagagctttaaaagctctgggGATCTGAagaaacaccagcttgttcacactgatgagagaccattCACATGTTCTGATTGTGGAAAAAACTTTAAAAGCTCTGGGGATCTGAAGAAACatcagcttgttcacactgatgagaggccgTTTACATGTTCTgattgtgggaagagctttaaaagctctgggGAGCTGAAGGGACACCAACGAGTTCATACTGATGAGAGACCGTTtacatgttctgactgtgggaagagcatTAAAAGCTCCATGGGTCTgaagagacaccagcgagttcacactggggagaggccattcacctgttccgtgtgtgggaagggattcactgattcatcccacctgctgagacaccagcaaattcacactgatgagaggccgTTTACATGTtatgactgtgggaagagctttaaaagctctgggAATCTGaaggaacaccagcgagttcacactgatgcgATGCCATTCAAATGATCCATGTGTGGGAAGAGTGTTAAGAGCTCCAATAGTCTGATGATACACCAGCACTATCACTCTGCAGTTGGCCGTTCGAATGcttcgtgtgtgggaagggattcactgattcatccCGTCTGTTGAGACACCAATGAGTTCACCCTGCTCTGTAGCACAGGGCGCTGTCAGCTGCTGGGGCAACGTGAACATGGAAAATGTTTTATATAGTTTGTTAATCTTTCAAACTGTTGAGCTGATGGTTCCCTTCATTTGACCTTTCACGGTATTAAatgaaattaacagcacagaaacgggccattcagcccaacaagtccatgctgaGCTTTACATgccacatgagcctcttcccaccctacttcatagAACCTGATCAACATAgaaccttaaatgcatcgatgctatctgCCTCAAGTACTCtttgtggcagtgaattccacaatcctcatcactctctgggtaaagaactttctcctgaattccctactggatttattagtgactgttttATAATTATGACCCCATAAATATGAGTATCTGTTTAGCTGATCAGTACGTTGTTGtactcactataagcccactgactcccacagctacttggactacacttcctcccaccccgcaccctgcaaggactccattccattctattaaagaggaaattaatgcaatagtaaggaaggacattggcttggacgatgtggaatcggtatgggtggagctacggaataccaaagggcagaaaacgcaagtgggagttgtgtacagaccaccaaacagtagtagtgaggttggggacagcatcaaacaagaaataagggatgtgtgcaataagggtgcagcagttatcatgggcgactttaatctacatattgattgggctaaccaaactggtagcaatgcggtgggggaggatttcctggagtgtattagggatggttttctagaccaatctgtcgagaaaccaactagagggctggccatcctagactggatgatgtgtaatgagaaaggactaattagcaatcttgtgcgaggccccttggagaagagtgaccataatatggtagaattctttattaagatggagagtgacacagttaattcagagactagggtcctgaacttaaggaaaggtaacttcgatggtatgagacgtgaattggctagaatagactggcgagtgatacttaaagggtagacagtggataggcaatggcaaacgtttaaagatcacatggatgaacttcaacaattgtacatccctgtctggagtaaaaataaaacggggaaggtggctcaaccgcagctaacaaaggaaattaaggatagtgttaaatccaaggaagaggcatataaattggccagtaaaagcagcaaacctgaggactgggagaattttataatacagcagaggaggacaaagggtttaactaggagggggaaaatagagtatgagaggaagcttgctgggaatataaaaactgactgcaaaagcttctatagatatgtgaagagaaaaagattagtgaagacaaacgtaggtcccttgcagtcagaatcaggtgaatttataatgaggaacaaagaaatggcagaccagttaaacaaatactttgcttttgtcttcacgaaggaagacacaaataaccttccggaaatactaggggaccgagggtctagtgagaaggaggaactgaaggaaatccttattaggcgggaaattatgttagggaaattgattggattgaagactgataaatcaccaaggcctgatagtctgcatcccagagtacttaaggaagtggccctaaaaatagtggatgcatttgagatcattttccaacagtctatcgactctggatcagttcctatggactggagagtagctaatgtaacaccactttttaaaaaaggagggagagagaaaacaggtaattataggccggttagcctgacatcagcagtggggaaaatgttggaatcaattattaaagatgaaatagcagcgcatttggaaagcagtgacaggatcggttcaagtcagcatggatttatgaaagggaaatcctgcttgaaaaatcttccagaattttttgaggatgtaactagtagagtggacaagggagaaccagtggatgtggtgtctttggactttcaaaaggcttttgacaaggtcccacacaagagattggtgtgcaaaattaaagcacatggtattgggagtaatgtattgacgtggatagaaaactggttggcagacaggaagcagagagtcgggacaaacgggtccttttcagaatggcagacagtgactagtggggtgctgcagggctcagtgctgggaccccagctatttacaatacacatcaatgatttagataaaggaattgagtgtaatatctccaagtttgcagatgacactaagctgggtggcggcgtgagctgtgaggaggacgctaagaggctgcacggtgacttggacaggttcggtgcagATGcaatatcatgtggataaatgtgaggttatccactttggtggcaaaaaaacgaaggagaatattatctgaatggcggcagattaggaaaaggggaggtgcaacgagatctgggtgtcatggtacatcagtcattgaagtttggcatgcaggtacagcagacggtgaataaggcaaattgcatgtttgccttcatagcgaggggatttgagtataggagcagggagatcttactgcagttgtacagggccttagtgaggcctcacctggaatattgttttcagtttcggtctcctaatctgaggaaggacgttcttgctattgagggagtacagcaaaggttcaccagactgattcccgggatggcaggactgacatatgaggagagactggatcagctgggcttttatccactggaatttagaagaatgagtggggatctcatagaaacatatcaaattctgacgggattggacaggttagaggtaggaagaatgttcccgttgctggggagttccagaactggggttacagtctaagaataaggggtaagccatttaggaccgaaatgaggagaaacttcttcactcagagagtggttaacctgtgaaattctctaccgcagaaagttgttgaggccagttcattggatatattcaaaagggagttagatatggcccttacggccaaagggatcaaggggtagggagagaaagcaggaaagggataatgaggttgaatgattagccatgatcatattgaatgacggtgcaggctcaaagggccgaatggcctgctcctgcacctaatttctatgtttctaaagcctttcataattttaaagacctctatttttacacagcgagtagttaggatctcaagtaccctgcctgaaaggttggtggaagcagattcagttgtggttttcaaaaaggaattggataagtacctgaaggaaaaaaaattgcagggctatggggaaagggtgctgGAGTGTGACTGGCTGAAGTGCTGTAGCCAGCATGGACtttacaggccaaatggcctcctgtgctgtaaccatttatgATTcttttaggtcacccttcagccttttaggggtagtgagaaaattactgaagaaaagtaactgctgggaaccagggaaagtgtccttgtaaatcacagattagagaagttccagctgtctttgtcTCACTTCCTGTCAAAACCTAGCTGAATAGACAAAGAGTCTGGTGCCAGagatggatcactgcagggtataaaagtgagggggagactgatgtaaggatgcagtcgggactggagacaccggagatcaagctcagggtgcccgaggttccatccagtgtcagttactgtggacacgcgggacttgcatgtttactctgattgatgggtCAATACAAGGTATGGTAGAGGACGGAGAATCTTATCTTATATTTCTTAATAAGGTATTAAAGTTTCTGACACCAGACTCTCGAACCTGCTAATTAATAAGTCTAGTTCCGAGAATCATACAACTCTAAATCTCTCTACTGCTTTTAAacttttaccatttaatgtacatctCCCAAAATCtatcacctcacatttttctgcattaaatttcagctgACATCTACTTGCGCCATTTTCTAACCTATGTATACCACACTGCAGTCACTTACAGTCTTCACAGTTGGCTATGCTCCCTTTTTTGGTGTCATCTGGAAAGTTTGATcttgtgccccatatacccaagcccagataATTTCTCTATATTGAGAAGAGCAATGATCCCtacactgaccctggggaacaccactgtttacatccctccagtctgaagaacatactctctgttttctgctcttTACCCAGCTTCCCATCCATGCTGCCCCAACTCCCTTTAAtaccgtgagccttaatttgatcaacaaaccTGTCCAGCACTTATCAAAgagcttttgacaatccatctgcacaacatccactgcatttcctttctcactaccctgtgttatttcctgaaataacCCCTGCAGCCTGCCCTGAATGAATCCATTTTACTACCAAAtattgcaatgtttgctccactccacagggttccatctgtttaaagccacaagaGAAAGGCCCAGTTTTCTCCTGGAGTTCGACAGAAACCAGCTTTAACactggggcagagtttcagccaatgagggagATCCGGGTTCAGCCCCATCTACCGGGTGCTGCCCCTGACacacgattggttggaggaccatctGACTACTAGCTTCTCCAGCCCCGCCCCACTCTTCCTAACCCCGGGGGGACGTGGGCTCCCTATCCACACACCGAGTGCAGCCCCAGGCCCGAGAGAAAACATTATCCGCCTCCCCAGCTTAAGACACGAACTCCGGGATAACCACGAAGCTCCGGAAAATCCCCAGcgagtcagggagcgtctgtaaatggaggagaaatggtgactggtcaggggttGTCTGTAAATGAAGACAAAATTACTCTTTTTAGTTAACAGATGTATCAGTGACTTTAATGGGACTCTTCCTGTGTCCCAGCTCCTGTAAATACTGGCTGTAAAGGGACCGGACTCTCAGGAGGCTCCACACCACTGGCTGCCCAAGCGTCAGTGATCTCCCATCAGATTAATGTGCTTCTGTGTATGTGTTTAATAAAGTGCCCAAAGTGTTTCACAAAAGGTGgttaaccagtgattgtagaactgaacccagccagagtcagtaccttcaggggaggagagggaggggaaccagtgagtgtagaactgaacccagccagagtcagcatcttcaggggaggagagggaggggaaccagtgagtgtagaactgaacccagccagagtcagcaccttcaggggagagagagaggggaaccagtgagtgtagaactgaacccagccagagtcagcaccttcaggggagagagagaggggaaccagtgagtgtagaactgaacccagccagagtcagcaccttcaggggagggggagaagtcgACCGAAAGGAAAAACAttggagatggtgcga
Coding sequences within it:
- the LOC139269893 gene encoding oocyte zinc finger protein XlCOF6-like — its product is MEVHRHSHTGDSPFTCSVCGKGFVYSSYLQTHQRVHTDEKPFQCSNCGKSFKSSGDLKRHQLVHTDESPFTCPDCGKSFKSFRELKKHQLVHSDERPFTCSDCGKSFKSSGDLKKHQLVHTDERPFTCSDCGKNFKSSGDLKKHQLVHTDERPFTCSDCGKSFKSSGELKGHQRVHTDERPFTCSDCGKSIKSSMGLKRHQRVHTGERPFTCSVCGKGFTDSSHLLRHQQIHTDERPFTCYDCGKSFKSSGNLKEHQRVHTDAMPFK